TAAGTTCTACTTCATTCTCATTAATAATTTTGACCGGATATACATAATAACATTGCGCATGTAAACTGTATGTAATTCCTTTGTTTGAAATACTCATTTCATCCCAAGTACTAAATAGTGTGCATTTGTCAAGATTGGCTAAATAACCACTAAAAACATAACCTTGTTGTTTGATATTACTTGTTTTATCGAAAAAAGAGGTTTTATACCAGTAACCTTCAATGGTAACATATGCTTCCTCTTCGTAGTCCATTTCAATAGCCGTTTTTTCGATTATTTCAATGACATCACCATAGTCAAATTTGCCAATTGGATTGCCTTCAGGTCTATCTCTAATAATCAAACCATTTTTAGCAAATACTTTATATTTTTTAGTTTCTAAAATCTTATGGACGGGACTATAGGTTTTTCCATTCCATTTAAAAAGGGAATTGCAATCTATAACAAGATCATGCATACCATTTGTTTTGCTTTCTAGAATACCAACGCGGTTAACACTTCTCTTAAAAGTTTCAATGGTTTCGATATTTATTTTGTTAGTCAGACGTATTTTTAACTCGGAAAAACCATTTACAGTTTTGTTGTAAGTCATTGTTAATAAATCTTTTGTTCCATCGCTGTTAATATCAAAACCAAGATATTTTTCACTATTTACAACCGATGTCTTATTGATTAGAGCAGTAGAACTAACTTCTTTAATAGCCTCGATTTTTTTGTTTTCTGTTATTGAAGTTTGTCTAAGATCGTAACCGTCTAATACATAATCGGCTTCCTTATCAGTACACGATAACTCTTTTTTAGTGCTGTAAGAGGGATTTAAAGACGTTGCAATTGAAAAATGAAGTGTTTTATCTTTCATCTTCATTTCAATCCCATTCCATGCGATTCCTATTTCTTTAGTGCTTCTAAA
This portion of the Olleya sp. Bg11-27 genome encodes:
- a CDS encoding SH3 domain-containing protein, producing the protein MNPIKPCTSLYLLLITLLFTACNNSKTSPNTSDSIKQQSVSISYHLKTGDDHCSNQLIATIDDKEHVIIDFDEHRFLYIQLQGDFNNDGATDVLLEHRHGCHTSAPGTSYVSSEGSSYFIMTYDGTRFRSTKEIGIAWNGIEMKMKDKTLHFSIATSLNPSYSTKKELSCTDKEADYVLDGYDLRQTSITENKKIEAIKEVSSTALINKTSVVNSEKYLGFDINSDGTKDLLTMTYNKTVNGFSELKIRLTNKINIETIETFKRSVNRVGILESKTNGMHDLVIDCNSLFKWNGKTYSPVHKILETKKYKVFAKNGLIIRDRPEGNPIGKFDYGDVIEIIEKTAIEMDYEEEAYVTIEGYWYKTSFFDKTSNIKQQGYVFSGYLANLDKCTLFSTWDEMSISNKGITYSLHAQCYYVYPVKIINENEVELIWSQDMDCVFDSGLADTYDSIKNPENGKPFAKFTLHGDTLKATYYYPEWVQKYNENYPAIFKETFSLNYPSLIDY